One window of Hydractinia symbiolongicarpus strain clone_291-10 chromosome 3, HSymV2.1, whole genome shotgun sequence genomic DNA carries:
- the LOC130636138 gene encoding 60S ribosomal protein L8-like codes for MPEGTIICNIEEKSGDRGKLARASGDYATVVSHNRDTRVTRIKLPSGIKKAVPSFNRASVGIVAGGGRIDKPLLKAGRAYHKYKVKRNCWPKVRGVAMNPVEHPHGGGNHQHIGFPSTVRRDTSAGRKVGLIAARRTGRIRGTAKVRDTEKD; via the exons ATGCCTGAAGGAACTATCATATGTAATATCGAGGAAAAATCTGGTGATCGTGGTAAATTAGCCCGTGCATCTGGCGATTATGCAACTGTTGTTTCACATAACAGAGACACTAGAGTTACAAGGATAAAGCTTCCATCTGGCATAAAAAAAGCAGTTCCTTCTTTTAACCGAGCCAGTGTTGGCATTGTTGCTGGCGGTGGACGTATTGACAAACCATTATTAAAAGCAGGTCGTGCATATCACAAATACAAAGTTAAGCGCAATTGCTGGCCTAAAGTTCGTGGTGTTGCTATGAAC cCTGTTGAGCATCCTCATGGTGGTGGTAATCATCAACATATTGGTTTCCCTTCAACAGTTAGACGTGATACCTCAGCTGGTCGTAAAGTTGGTCTCATCGCTGCTCGGCGTACCGGTAGGATTCGAGGTACTGCTAAAGTCAGAGATACTGAAAAAGATTAG
- the LOC130636139 gene encoding transcription factor SOX-21-like — MSQQEQASNEQHIINAQNINANTNVNNGQVQSNGPFDATGASVDNVEAKTDESQKKTDEPQKIKRPMNPFMIFGCEKRRKLAQVHPRMHNSEISKILGAEWKRMSEYEKAPYVQEAKRLKEQHSIEYPNYKFKANRRKPRQQVKKERPTFPYAADLNAIPTAMKFPYPSPFFQDSMYGSMYPAMAGSSHPAYSLYSGGDYSSALARQAMVTGSVVRGAQPPSTTGSASAEYYPLNKASNAPINDYYSGVVSNKSSDYYSAMHSAAAAGTRTERTAPGGEVVNLAERYPAADNRTFENRYSTSFNGSQGSTIATYSTMQAISHLSTETPAAYSYSSLYDQRH; from the coding sequence ATGAGCCAGCAGGAACAAGCAAGCAATGAACAGCATATTATAAACGCACAGAATATAAACGCAAACACAAATGTAAATAACGGACAAGTACAAAGTAATGGACCGTTTGATGCCACAGGTGCTTCAGTTGACAATGTTGAAGCAAAAACCGACGAATCACAGAAAAAAACAGATGAACCGCAAAAAATTAAACGTCCAATGAACCCGTTTATGATTTTTGGTTGTGAAAAACGAAGAAAGTTAGCGCAAGTCCATCCGAGAATGCATAACTCGGAGATTTCTAAAATCCTTGGGGCTGAGTGGAAACGCATGAGCGAATATGAAAAGGCGCCATATGTTCAAGAAGCCAAGCGTTTAAAAGAACAACATAGTATTGAGTATCCGAATTACAAGTTTAAAGCAAACAGACGAAAACCAAGACAGCAAGTAAAAAAGGAAAGACCAACTTTTCCCTATGCTGCTGACCTTAATGCTATACCTACAGCTATGAAGTTTCCTTATCCAAGTCCATTTTTTCAAGACTCAATGTACGGCTCCATGTACCCAGCAATGGCTGGCAGTAGTCACCCTGCTTACTCTCTTTACAGCGGTGGTGACTACAGTTCAGCATTAGCTCGTCAAGCTATGGTTACAGGTAGTGTAGTCAGAGGAGCGCAGCCACCTAGTACAACAGGTTCGGCTTCTGCTGAATATTATCCCTTGAACAAAGCAAGTAACGCTCCAATCAATGATTACTACAGTGGGGTAGTGTCAAATAAAAGCAGTGATTATTACTCCGCCATGCATTCGGCAGCAGCAGCAGGCACTCGGACTGAAAGGACAGCACCTGGAGGTGAAGTGGTCAACCTAGCAGAGAGGTATCCTGCTGCAGATAATAGAACATTTGAGAATAGATATAGTACGTCGTTTAACGGCTCGCAAGGAAGTACGATTGCAACCTATTCTACGATGCAGGCTATATCACATCTAAGTACCGAAACACCAGCGGCGTATTCATATTCTTCATTGTATGACCAACGACATTAA